The proteins below come from a single Aphanothece sacrum FPU1 genomic window:
- a CDS encoding BrnT family toxin has protein sequence MDVVYCLQGTEFEWDTNKAQINLQKHGVTFEEAAEAFFDPFYQTGDGTIYGERREFILGYSLAYRILFVVYVERNQRTRIISARPATRIEKKQYEQS, from the coding sequence ATGGATGTCGTCTATTGCTTACAAGGAACTGAATTTGAATGGGATACCAATAAAGCTCAAATTAATCTTCAGAAACATGGGGTAACATTTGAGGAAGCAGCAGAAGCATTTTTTGACCCATTTTATCAAACAGGAGATGGGACAATATATGGTGAAAGAAGAGAATTTATTCTAGGTTATTCCCTAGCTTATCGCATTCTATTTGTCGTTTATGTAGAAAGAAATCAACGAACTCGAATTATTTCTGCACGTCCAGCCACTCGAATAGAGAAAAAGCAATATGAACAATCCTAA
- a CDS encoding cadherin-like domain-containing protein, translating to MADPIFNSPQTNPFGLRKVGVLAKPTFADIDGDGDLDAFVAAGDGNTQFFRNTGTGSAPSFTLEATNPFGLTDVGGNSAPTFADIDGDGDLDAFVGAADANTTFYRNTGTGSAPSFTLEATNPFGLTKAGYNSSPTFADIDGDGDLDAFVGEINGNTRFYRNTGSGSAPSFTLEATNPFGLTDVGIFATPTFADIDGDGDLDAFVGNSYGNTTFYRNTGSGSAPSFTLKATNPFRLRDVGLYAGPTFADIDGDGDLDAFVGEFNGNTLFFENDPTNLVNNAPTGSPTATLSDTAEDTAIIIYASDLLAGFSDVDGDNLSFVNLTADNGALVDNFDGTYTFTPTTNFNGTVTLTYGVTDGRVTLAGQSRTFSVTPVNDAPVGSPTATLSNTAEDTPITITAANLLAGFSDVNGDTLSVVNLTADNGALVDNFDGTYTFTPTADFNGTVTLTYGVSDGTATLADQSQTFSVTPVNDAPVGSPTATLSNTAEDTPITITAANLLAGFSDVDAGDTLSVVGLTSNNGALVNNGNGTYTFTPTANFNGAVNLTYGVTDGTATLAGQSQTFSVTPVNDAPVGVNDTASTGFNTTVSIQASTLLANDTDVDNSVLSITGVSGVTNGTAVLNNNGTVSNTADDYILFTPIRFSGNASFNYTLSDGSLTGTATVTVAVGGSLTGTNKPDNLVGGNGNDILNGGNSNDTLDGGNGNDILNGDNSNDILYGGSGNDTLNGGNGEDLLYGGIGNDVLNGDNGKDTLYGGLGSDTLTGGNAQDVFAYTGGDGSDTITDFVRGEDKIGLYNGLSFGQLNFSGSTIRVASTNEILATLTGINTTTLIAADFVNI from the coding sequence ATGGCTGATCCTATATTCAATTCTCCCCAAACCAACCCCTTCGGACTGAGGAAGGTGGGGGTTTTGGCTAAACCAACCTTTGCCGATATCGATGGGGATGGGGACTTAGATGCTTTTGTGGCTGCTGGTGACGGCAATACCCAGTTCTTCCGCAACACGGGAACGGGGTCTGCTCCCAGCTTCACCCTTGAGGCTACCAACCCCTTCGGACTGACGGATGTGGGGGGTAATTCTGCACCCACCTTTGCCGATATCGATGGGGATGGGGATTTGGATGCTTTTGTGGGTGCTGCTGACGCCAATACCACATTCTACCGCAACACGGGAACGGGGTCTGCTCCCAGCTTCACCCTTGAGGCCACCAACCCCTTCGGACTGACGAAAGCGGGGTATAATTCTTCACCCACCTTTGCCGATATCGATGGGGATGGGGACTTGGATGCTTTTGTGGGTGAAATCAACGGCAATACCCGGTTCTACCGCAACACGGGAAGCGGGTCTGCTCCCAGCTTCACCCTTGAGGCCACCAACCCCTTCGGACTGACGGATGTGGGGATTTTTGCTACACCCACCTTTGCCGATATCGATGGGGATGGGGACTTGGATGCTTTTGTGGGGAACTCATACGGCAATACGACATTCTATCGCAACACGGGAAGCGGGTCTGCTCCCAGCTTCACCCTTAAGGCCACCAACCCCTTCCGACTGAGGGATGTGGGGCTTTATGCTGGCCCCACCTTTGCCGATATCGATGGGGATGGGGACTTGGATGCTTTTGTGGGTGAATTCAACGGCAATACCCTGTTCTTCGAGAATGATCCTACTAACCTAGTTAATAATGCCCCCACAGGTTCACCCACTGCCACTTTAAGCGATACTGCTGAAGATACAGCCATTATCATTTATGCGTCTGACTTATTAGCAGGGTTTAGCGATGTAGATGGTGATAACCTCTCATTTGTTAACTTAACTGCTGATAACGGTGCATTGGTAGACAACTTTGATGGGACTTATACCTTCACCCCAACTACTAACTTTAATGGTACTGTCACCCTTACCTACGGTGTAACTGATGGTAGAGTAACCTTGGCCGGTCAAAGCAGAACCTTCTCTGTAACGCCCGTTAATGATGCTCCTGTTGGTTCACCAACTGCTACTTTAAGCAACACGGCTGAAGATACACCTATCACGATTACAGCAGCTAACTTATTAGCAGGGTTTAGCGATGTAAATGGTGATACCCTCTCAGTTGTTAACTTAACTGCTGATAACGGTGCATTGGTAGACAACTTTGATGGGACTTATACCTTCACCCCAACTGCTGACTTTAATGGTACTGTCACCCTTACCTACGGTGTGAGTGATGGTACGGCAACCTTAGCCGATCAAAGCCAAACCTTCTCTGTAACGCCCGTTAATGATGCTCCTGTTGGTTCACCAACTGCTACTTTAAGCAATACGGCTGAAGATACACCTATCACGATTACAGCAGCTAACTTATTAGCAGGGTTTAGCGATGTAGATGCTGGTGATACCTTATCCGTAGTCGGTTTAACTTCCAATAACGGTGCATTAGTCAACAACGGTAATGGGACTTATACTTTCACCCCAACTGCTAACTTTAATGGTGCAGTTAATCTAACCTACGGTGTAACTGATGGTACGGCAACTTTAGCTGGTCAAAGCCAAACCTTCTCTGTAACACCCGTTAATGATGCTCCTGTTGGTGTTAACGACACTGCTAGCACTGGCTTCAATACTACCGTCAGTATCCAAGCTAGTACCCTACTGGCTAATGATACCGATGTTGATAACAGCGTCTTGAGTATCACTGGTGTCAGTGGTGTCACTAACGGCACTGCGGTACTTAACAATAATGGCACTGTCAGCAACACCGCAGATGATTATATTCTCTTTACCCCAATTCGATTCAGTGGTAATGCCAGCTTTAACTACACCCTCAGTGATGGTAGTTTGACTGGTACTGCTACCGTTACGGTGGCTGTCGGTGGCAGCCTTACAGGTACTAACAAACCAGATAACCTGGTTGGTGGTAATGGTAACGATATCCTCAACGGTGGCAATAGTAACGATACCCTCGACGGTGGTAATGGTAACGATATCCTCAACGGCGATAATAGCAACGATATCCTCTATGGTGGTAGCGGCAACGATACCCTCAACGGCGGTAATGGTGAGGACCTCTTGTATGGCGGTATTGGCAACGATGTCCTCAACGGCGATAATGGCAAAGATACCCTTTATGGTGGTCTTGGCAGTGATACCCTCACCGGTGGCAACGCTCAAGATGTATTTGCCTATACTGGTGGGGATGGTTCTGATACCATTACTGACTTCGTTAGGGGTGAAGATAAAATCGGACTGTATAACGGTTTGAGCTTCGGGCAACTGAATTTCTCAGGAAGCACTATTCGGGTGGCTTCCACTAATGAAATTTTGGCAACCCTGACTGGTATTAATACCACGACCCTAATTGCGGCCGATTTCGTCAACATCTAG
- a CDS encoding aldose epimerase family protein, translated as MVFSISLKQNQYSTYILSDETALSRVEVVPERGGIITRWSIQGQEIFTLDEERFTHPDLSVRGGVPILFPLCGNLPDNTYTHDSKTYTLKQHGFARELPWTVTGQGTDSCASLTVNLKSNNQTYSVYPFNFTVKFTYELDGKVLRIRQQYTNESDKTMPFSAGFHPYFFVPNKAELYFDIPGKSYQDQRTKENFPFSGTFDFEQEEIDVMFKPLSSASATMIDKQRSLKIDLTWSDFYSTFVFWTVKGKDFVCLEPWSAPRNSLNTGENLTELAPGETCEAVFTIRVDSF; from the coding sequence ATGGTATTTTCAATTTCTCTCAAACAAAATCAATATTCTACTTATATTCTTTCGGATGAAACGGCTTTATCTCGTGTAGAAGTTGTTCCCGAAAGAGGAGGAATTATTACCCGTTGGTCAATTCAAGGACAAGAGATTTTTACTCTCGATGAAGAAAGATTTACTCACCCAGACTTAAGTGTTAGAGGTGGAGTTCCTATTCTTTTTCCTTTGTGTGGTAATCTTCCTGATAATACTTATACTCATGATTCTAAAACTTATACATTAAAACAACATGGATTTGCCAGAGAGTTACCTTGGACAGTAACGGGACAAGGGACAGATTCTTGTGCTAGTTTGACAGTAAATTTAAAGAGTAACAATCAAACTTATTCTGTTTATCCCTTTAATTTTACCGTAAAATTTACCTATGAATTAGACGGAAAAGTTTTGCGCATTCGTCAACAATATACTAACGAATCAGACAAAACAATGCCTTTTTCTGCGGGATTTCATCCCTACTTTTTTGTGCCGAATAAAGCCGAATTATATTTTGATATTCCTGGAAAATCTTATCAAGATCAACGTACTAAAGAAAATTTTCCTTTTAGTGGAACTTTTGATTTTGAACAAGAAGAAATTGATGTAATGTTCAAGCCTCTTTCTTCTGCTTCTGCTACTATGATAGACAAACAACGGAGCTTAAAGATTGACCTAACTTGGTCAGATTTCTATTCTACCTTCGTTTTTTGGACAGTTAAAGGCAAAGATTTTGTTTGTCTTGAACCTTGGAGTGCGCCTCGTAATTCCTTAAACACCGGAGAAAACTTGACAGAACTTGCTCCTGGTGAGACTTGTGAGGCAGTGTTCACTATTCGTGTAGATTCTTTTTGA
- a CDS encoding peptidylprolyl isomerase, translating into MLENITITEEEILKQAKFSGKMPEIIEGIINRQIIAEEGNRAGITVETEELQQAADQFRLVKNLQSAEETHKWLEKNQLSVDDFEEMLYYSILSGKLANHLFADKIEAYFYQNQLNYAEVVMYEVVLDDQDLAMELYYAIDEQEMSFWDVAHQYIQDTELRRKGGYLGRVKRQELKPEISAAVFAANPPQFLKPIMTSQGVHLVFVEEIIQPELDENINYQILSDLFSEWLKEKFQQVDMTASASPVPVVISKAYNS; encoded by the coding sequence ATGTTAGAAAATATCACTATTACCGAAGAAGAAATCCTAAAACAAGCTAAATTCTCTGGTAAAATGCCAGAAATAATAGAAGGAATTATTAATCGTCAAATTATTGCTGAAGAAGGGAATAGGGCAGGAATTACAGTAGAAACAGAAGAACTCCAGCAAGCAGCAGATCAATTTCGGTTAGTAAAGAACCTTCAGAGTGCGGAAGAAACTCATAAATGGTTAGAAAAAAATCAGCTTTCTGTAGATGATTTTGAAGAGATGCTTTATTATAGTATTCTTTCTGGAAAATTAGCTAACCATCTTTTTGCTGATAAAATTGAAGCTTATTTTTATCAAAATCAATTAAATTATGCTGAAGTGGTAATGTATGAAGTTGTCTTAGATGATCAAGATTTAGCAATGGAATTGTATTATGCTATTGATGAACAAGAAATGAGCTTTTGGGATGTAGCACATCAATATATACAGGATACAGAGTTAAGACGTAAAGGGGGATATTTAGGAAGGGTTAAACGTCAGGAGTTAAAACCAGAAATTTCTGCGGCTGTTTTTGCAGCAAATCCTCCCCAATTTCTGAAACCTATTATGACATCTCAAGGAGTTCATTTAGTTTTTGTAGAGGAGATAATACAACCAGAATTAGATGAGAATATAAACTATCAAATATTATCTGATTTGTTTTCTGAATGGTTAAAAGAAAAATTTCAGCAAGTTGATATGACGGCTAGTGCCTCTCCCGTGCCTGTGGTGATAAGTAAAGCTTATAATTCGTAG
- a CDS encoding helix-turn-helix domain-containing protein — protein sequence MKTKYLTLFQRKILQKNLEGDVEGKYRQRIEIILLADEGKSQTEICQLLGCSQATARHWIMMAQSGQAHCWKNNKIGRPKKIDEEYLKRLKELVSHSPSHYCYSFKRWTADWLSRHLEKEFDIKVSNRYINQLLKQMGLSTKPKQNKLENHHLSLSNTKNLLIQDIPNHNRIQSEKFWLFKLFQVE from the coding sequence ATGAAAACAAAATACTTAACGTTATTTCAGAGAAAAATCTTACAAAAAAATCTTGAAGGGGATGTTGAGGGAAAATATCGTCAACGAATTGAAATTATATTATTAGCTGATGAAGGAAAAAGCCAAACCGAAATATGTCAGTTATTAGGGTGTAGTCAAGCGACAGCTAGACATTGGATAATGATGGCACAGAGTGGTCAAGCGCATTGCTGGAAGAACAATAAAATTGGTCGCCCGAAAAAAATTGATGAGGAGTATTTAAAACGTTTAAAAGAATTAGTTAGCCACAGTCCTAGTCATTATTGCTACTCATTTAAGCGATGGACAGCCGACTGGTTAAGCAGACATTTAGAAAAAGAATTTGACATTAAAGTTAGCAATCGCTATATTAATCAGCTTCTCAAACAGATGGGGTTATCGACAAAACCGAAACAAAATAAACTTGAAAATCATCATCTATCTTTATCAAACACAAAAAACTTACTGATTCAAGATATTCCTAATCACAACCGAATTCAATCAGAAAAGTTTTGGTTATTCAAGTTATTTCAAGTTGAATAA
- a CDS encoding HlyD family efflux transporter periplasmic adaptor subunit yields MTNGVNNGRITKQSQNELSQDDQLISQVTETQTNHQDDWANSTKDILDTLPRVWTRGLLYFLVVFVIIVLPWALLAKVDETGTANGKLEPKGKTIKLDAPVEGKVSLINVKEGDIVKSGQSLIEIESELIQADFKQQQTKLEGQEQKLNQLNFLEKQLQLVFRTQQQQNQAQKLEKLAQVNQAKQNLDALKNAYDLQKEEKLAQVNQAKQELAHNQEAIKLAEIQFKNAQGVKNRYDTAVEEGIVSQIQVIEREDTVQERKKAYEQSKSDIQQAKHRLAEQKSSYERTLKKARTDIKDAELRLKEQENSSDSLMGSAELSLLKNKEEINNLQTEISTLKSDIKQTKSQIESLQFQLSQRVVKAPIAGTIFHLPIEGEGTVVQSGTRLLEIAPQGTALILRAQMATTESGSITKGMLVKMKFDAFPFQDYGIIEGKLIEVSPTTSEIDTPNGKVLAYDLKIELNKTCMPTPKKCIKLRPGDTATAEVIVRQRRLIDFVLDPFKKLQNGGFKL; encoded by the coding sequence ATGACTAACGGAGTTAATAACGGACGCATAACGAAACAATCTCAAAATGAGTTATCTCAAGATGATCAATTAATCTCCCAAGTTACGGAAACTCAAACTAATCATCAGGATGATTGGGCTAATTCAACCAAAGATATCCTTGATACTTTACCCCGTGTTTGGACAAGGGGACTACTCTATTTTTTGGTTGTTTTTGTTATTATTGTATTACCTTGGGCTTTATTAGCTAAAGTGGATGAAACTGGAACCGCAAATGGTAAATTGGAACCCAAAGGAAAGACAATAAAATTAGATGCACCTGTAGAGGGAAAGGTATCTTTAATTAATGTCAAAGAAGGAGATATCGTTAAATCAGGACAAAGTTTAATTGAGATTGAATCCGAGTTAATTCAAGCTGATTTTAAACAACAACAAACTAAACTCGAAGGACAAGAACAAAAGTTAAATCAATTAAATTTTTTGGAGAAGCAACTACAGTTAGTATTTCGGACTCAACAACAACAAAATCAAGCCCAAAAATTGGAAAAACTAGCGCAAGTTAATCAAGCTAAACAGAACCTTGATGCCTTAAAAAATGCCTATGATTTACAAAAAGAAGAAAAACTAGCACAAGTTAATCAAGCTAAACAAGAGTTAGCACATAATCAAGAAGCGATTAAATTAGCGGAAATTCAGTTTAAGAATGCCCAAGGTGTTAAGAATCGTTATGATACTGCAGTTGAAGAAGGTATTGTTTCACAAATTCAGGTAATAGAAAGAGAAGATACTGTACAAGAAAGGAAAAAAGCTTATGAACAATCAAAGTCTGATATTCAACAAGCAAAACACCGTTTAGCGGAGCAAAAAAGTAGTTATGAACGCACTCTTAAAAAAGCAAGAACTGATATTAAGGATGCTGAGTTAAGGCTAAAAGAGCAAGAAAATAGTTCTGATAGTTTGATGGGATCTGCTGAACTTTCTTTGTTAAAAAATAAAGAAGAAATAAATAATCTGCAAACCGAAATAAGTACTTTAAAATCAGACATTAAGCAAACAAAAAGTCAGATAGAAAGTTTACAGTTTCAGTTAAGTCAACGGGTTGTAAAAGCCCCCATTGCAGGAACAATTTTTCATTTACCAATTGAAGGAGAGGGAACGGTTGTTCAATCAGGAACTCGACTTTTAGAAATTGCCCCCCAAGGAACTGCTTTGATTTTACGGGCGCAAATGGCAACAACAGAAAGTGGTTCTATTACCAAAGGAATGCTAGTTAAAATGAAGTTTGATGCTTTCCCTTTTCAAGATTATGGTATTATTGAAGGGAAATTAATCGAGGTTTCTCCAACTACGTCAGAGATAGATACTCCTAACGGTAAAGTTTTAGCTTATGACTTGAAAATTGAACTTAATAAGACTTGTATGCCAACCCCTAAAAAATGTATTAAGTTACGTCCTGGGGATACGGCAACAGCAGAGGTTATTGTGCGTCAGCGTCGTCTAATTGATTTCGTGCTTGATCCCTTTAAGAAGTTACAAAATGGAGGATTCAAGCTTTAA
- a CDS encoding peptidase domain-containing ABC transporter, with translation MVQSNNTVISRHQITQVLGYSLSEKEFSQLQQQIKFIEPPVGLFWETTNAEAGLYIVITGKSRLVNQSNEKICTLEIGDTFGECRFFPNENFENYGVRAGLNTKLCYFSPELLFPLISKYSPIREHFYQQSQKRNNQLKPTEVVQKNINISLNLPAEKSSPTSQKIINKAYFPSPSQKVSHLLQKVWRRYPFYAQQSASDCGAACLVMVARYWGKKLSVNRLRDIANVDRNGASLRGLCHAAESIGFGTRPVKASLDKLAQQQLPAIVHWQGKHYVVVYEITKKDVVIADPAIGQKTISHREFKENWTGYTLLLQPTVLLKNTKENTTPFLQFFELVKPHGLVLFEIFIASLFIQIFGLITPIFTQLILDRVVVQRSEVTLFAVGLGLVIFGLFRVVMMGLRQYLLDHTANKIDITLIVAFINHTLRLPLGFFESRYVGDIISRVQENRKIQRFLTGEALSIFLDLITVFIYLGLMFWYSWKMALLSLVIIPPFLLLALIATPFLKRISREIFAEMAKEQSYLIEALSGVRTVKSSAVERTVRWHWEELLHKEITTQFSGQIISNRLQIFSNGIEALATTGLLWYGAWLVIHNQLTIGQLVAFNMLFGNVIRPFQRLTVLWEQLQEVVIAVERLNDVLDYEPEEDLQHQSRQILPQIKGNIRFDNVTFRYHPESDLNVLENLSFEIQPGQTVALVGRSGSGKTTISKLVLGLYPATDGKILIDGQDIHSLSLSSLRQQIGVVDQDTFLFGGTIRENISLAHPDSILEEIIEAATLAGADEFIKKLPMGYETQIGEGGGMLSGGQRQRLAIARALLGNPRLLILDEATSHLDAESERIIQTNLNSILRHQTTLVIAHRLSTVRKADLILVLDRGVLIESGTHEELMAKRGHYHYLNQQQLDVAS, from the coding sequence ATGGTACAAAGTAATAATACGGTTATCTCTCGCCACCAAATAACTCAAGTATTAGGCTATAGTCTATCAGAAAAAGAATTTTCTCAATTGCAGCAACAAATTAAATTTATTGAACCTCCAGTTGGCTTGTTTTGGGAAACTACAAATGCGGAAGCTGGTCTTTATATTGTTATTACTGGTAAATCTAGATTAGTCAATCAATCAAATGAGAAAATCTGCACCCTAGAAATAGGAGATACCTTTGGAGAATGTAGATTTTTTCCTAATGAAAACTTTGAAAACTATGGAGTGAGGGCTGGTTTAAACACTAAACTTTGCTACTTTTCTCCTGAATTATTATTTCCTTTAATTAGTAAATATTCCCCAATAAGAGAGCATTTTTATCAGCAATCTCAAAAACGAAATAACCAATTAAAACCCACAGAAGTAGTTCAAAAAAACATTAATATTTCTCTAAATTTACCGGCGGAAAAATCATCACCTACTTCTCAAAAAATAATCAATAAAGCCTACTTTCCTAGTCCCAGCCAAAAAGTAAGTCACCTGTTACAAAAAGTGTGGCGACGCTACCCTTTTTATGCTCAACAAAGTGCCTCCGACTGTGGGGCTGCTTGTTTAGTCATGGTAGCTCGTTATTGGGGCAAAAAACTTAGTGTAAACCGTTTACGGGATATTGCTAATGTCGATAGAAATGGGGCATCTTTGCGGGGACTTTGCCACGCAGCAGAAAGCATAGGTTTTGGCACTCGACCCGTAAAAGCTAGTTTAGACAAATTAGCTCAACAACAACTTCCGGCCATTGTTCATTGGCAAGGAAAACATTATGTTGTCGTCTATGAAATTACCAAAAAAGACGTAGTAATAGCTGACCCAGCCATTGGACAAAAAACCATTAGTCACAGGGAATTTAAGGAAAATTGGACAGGCTATACCCTGTTATTACAGCCTACAGTTTTATTAAAAAATACTAAGGAAAATACCACTCCTTTTTTGCAATTTTTTGAGTTAGTTAAACCCCATGGGTTAGTATTATTTGAAATATTTATTGCTTCTTTATTCATTCAAATATTTGGACTTATTACTCCGATTTTTACCCAACTTATTTTAGACAGGGTGGTGGTACAGCGATCAGAAGTTACCTTATTCGCAGTGGGGTTAGGGTTAGTCATTTTTGGCTTATTTCGAGTCGTCATGATGGGGCTACGTCAATATTTATTAGATCATACTGCTAACAAAATAGACATTACATTAATTGTCGCATTTATTAACCATACTTTGCGTTTACCTTTGGGATTTTTTGAATCTCGTTATGTGGGAGATATTATCTCTCGTGTCCAAGAGAATCGCAAAATTCAACGATTTTTAACAGGGGAAGCTTTGTCAATTTTCCTAGATTTAATTACGGTTTTTATCTATCTAGGATTGATGTTTTGGTATAGCTGGAAAATGGCTCTTTTGTCCCTAGTAATTATTCCACCTTTTTTGTTACTAGCTTTAATTGCCACCCCGTTTTTAAAGCGAATTTCTAGGGAAATCTTTGCCGAAATGGCCAAAGAACAAAGTTATTTAATTGAAGCCCTTAGCGGGGTGCGTACTGTCAAATCTAGTGCTGTTGAAAGAACCGTCCGTTGGCATTGGGAAGAATTACTACACAAAGAAATTACCACACAATTTTCTGGTCAAATTATTAGCAACCGTCTCCAAATTTTTAGTAATGGAATTGAAGCATTAGCTACCACAGGATTACTTTGGTATGGGGCATGGTTAGTTATTCACAATCAACTAACTATCGGGCAATTAGTGGCATTTAATATGCTATTTGGTAATGTTATTCGTCCATTTCAAAGACTTACCGTATTATGGGAACAATTACAAGAAGTTGTCATTGCAGTTGAACGGCTTAATGATGTTCTCGACTACGAACCAGAAGAAGATTTACAACATCAATCACGACAAATATTACCTCAAATTAAAGGTAATATTCGCTTTGATAATGTCACCTTTCGTTATCATCCAGAAAGTGATTTAAACGTGCTAGAAAATCTTAGTTTTGAGATCCAACCTGGGCAAACTGTGGCCTTAGTGGGGCGCAGTGGTTCGGGTAAAACCACAATTTCTAAGCTAGTTTTAGGACTTTATCCCGCAACCGATGGTAAAATATTAATTGATGGACAAGATATCCATAGTTTGTCCCTAAGTTCTTTGAGACAACAAATTGGTGTAGTGGATCAAGATACCTTTCTTTTTGGGGGAACAATTCGAGAAAATATTAGTTTAGCTCATCCTGATTCTATTCTAGAGGAAATTATCGAAGCAGCTACATTAGCAGGGGCTGATGAGTTTATTAAAAAACTACCAATGGGGTATGAAACCCAAATCGGAGAAGGGGGAGGTATGCTATCAGGAGGACAACGACAACGTTTAGCGATCGCTCGTGCATTATTAGGTAATCCTCGTCTTTTAATTTTAGATGAAGCCACCTCCCATTTAGATGCAGAATCAGAGCGAATTATTCAAACAAATTTAAACTCTATTCTTCGGCATCAAACCACTTTAGTTATCGCCCATCGTCTTTCTACAGTGCGTAAAGCAGACTTGATTTTAGTGCTAGATCGAGGGGTATTAATTGAGAGTGGAACCCATGAAGAATTAATGGCTAAACGGGGTCATTATCATTACCTCAATCAACAGCAATTAGATGTTGCTAGTTAA